Proteins from one Hemiscyllium ocellatum isolate sHemOce1 chromosome 8, sHemOce1.pat.X.cur, whole genome shotgun sequence genomic window:
- the LOC132817979 gene encoding protein FAM181A-like, whose translation MASADSEVKTLLNFVNLASSDIKAALDKSAPCRRSVDHRKYLQKQLKRFSQKYTRMPRCHSGRLLDSGSKRGLDEQSRPCVLQLRASGAADSGEPPLPLPLPPARHGQVPMRKRQLPASFWEEPRPGKSLPPSRELLLLPPPHPPPLPPPGGRGGSPAGVSPGPAAKQEPQCERAEPLRLQLASLARTVTLCTCCPLQYHRLYQSHMALPHAACPDMGIWRKAANLPAELHAYSKDSLNGQRIHKPVVLKPIPTKPTVPPPLYNVYGFL comes from the coding sequence ATGGCATCGGCGGACAGTGAGGTGAAAACGCTGCTGAACTTTGTCAACTTGGCTTCTAGCGACATCAAGGCAGCGCTGGACAAGTCAGCCCCCTGCCGGCGCTCGGTGGACCACAGGAAATACCTGCAGAAGCAGCTCAAGCGCTTCTCGCAGAAGTACACGCGGATGCCGCGGTGTCACTCCGGGCGGCTGCTGGACTCCGGGTCGAAGCGAGGGCTGGACGAGCAGAGCCGGCCCTGTGTGCTCCAGCTCCGAGCTTCAGGAGCCGCAGACAGCGGGGAGCCGCCGCTGCCGCTTCCTCTGCCGCCGGCCCGGCACGGTCAGGTCCCCATGAGGAAAAGACAGCTGCCCGCCTCCTTCTGGGAAGAGCCGAGGCCCGGGAAAAGCCTGCCGCCTTCCcgggagctgctgctgctgccgccgCCGCATCCCCCTCCGCTGCCGCCGCCCGGAGGGAGAGGCGGATCGCCCGCTGGTGTTAGCCCCGGGCCGGCGGCTAAGCAGGAACCGCAGTGTGAGCGGGCGGAACCGCTCAGGCTGCAGCTCGCCTCGCTGGCCCGCACCGTCACCCTGTGTACCTGCTGTCCCCTTCAGTACCACCGCCTGTACCAGAGCCACATGGCACTGCCGCATGCCGCCTGCCCCGACATGGGCATCTGGAGGAAAGCTGCCAACCTGCCGGCCGAGCTCCACGCTTACTCCAAAGACTCCTTGAACGGACAAAGAATTCACAAACCTGTCGTGTTGAAGCCCATCCCCACGAAACCCACTGTCCCCCCTCCCCTGTACAACGTCTATGGCTTTCTTTGA